One Periophthalmus magnuspinnatus isolate fPerMag1 chromosome 8, fPerMag1.2.pri, whole genome shotgun sequence genomic window carries:
- the rcvrna gene encoding recoverin a has protein sequence MGNTKSSALSKELLEELKSNTKYSEAELCTWYQSFLKECPNGKISKEQFEGIYASFFPNADPTAYARHVFRSFDTNADGTLDFKEYIVALHLTSGGKTLQKLEWAFALYDVDGNGTISKNEIQEIVRSIFNMIPEEDQKNLPEDENTPEKRAEKIWNYFGKKDNDKISEGEFIQGVMDNKEILRLIQYDEPQKIKDKLKEKKN, from the exons ATGGGGAATACAAAGAGTAGTGCACTGTCTAAGGAACTTTTAGAAGAGctaaaatcaaacacaaaatattccGAAGCGGAGCTGTGCACTTGGTACCAGTCGTTTTTGAAAGAATGTCCCAACGGGAAGATTAGCAAAGAGCAATTTGAGGGGATATACGCCAGTTTCTTCCCCAACGCGGATCCGACGGCGTACGCGCGACACGTTTTCCGCAGTTTTGACACGAACGCGGACGGAACGCTCGATTTTAAGGAGTACATCGTGGCCCTGCACCTCACGTCCGGAGGAAAGACTCTGCAGAAGCTGGAGTGGGCGTTCGCTCTGTACGACGTGGACGGAAACGGGACCATAAGCAAAAACGAGATACAAGAGATCGTAAGG tcgATATTCAACATGATcccagaggaggaccagaagAACCTGCCCGAGGACGAGAACACTCCGGAGAAGAGAGCGGAGAAGATCTGGAACTATTTTGGGAAAAAGGACAACG ATAAAATCTCAGAGGGAGAGTTCATTCAGGGCGTGATGGACAACAAGGAAATCCTGCGTCTGATCCAATACGACGAGCCGCAGAAAATCAAGGACAAactgaaggagaagaagaactGA